CCGGATCCGCGGCGAGCTGCGCAGCGAACTGCACGGACACGTCCGCGATCTGGCCGCCCTCGAAACGCTGTACCCTGAAAGCAAGGAGTTGGGGCACTGGAAAGCCGAGATCAAGCAGGCCCTGCGCGACCTGCCCAAACGCGACGAGGAAGGCCTGACCCACCTGGCCAAGGACCTCGCGGGCTGGCGTGAGCTGGCACGGAATTTCACCGCCTCAGCGGCGCGTGACTTGCAACTCGCCGTTGCCGGAGAGGCGCCCGAGCTGGCCTTGACCCTCGAAGAGATTGCTCAGGACGTACGCAAGAACCGCCACGAACTCGCGCGCGAACTGCACGCGACCCTGGCCAGCGCGGCCCTCGACCGGGTACGCCGGGCACTGCACATGGACCTGATGCGCCTCGCGACGAGCGCCGCGACGCTGGAGCGTGAGCGCAAGCGGGCCGAGAAGGCACTGGAGAACAGTGACGCCGAACTGCTGGCGCGCGAATTGCCACGGCACCGTGCGCGAGTGAAGGAGTGGGAGGAATTTGTGGCACGGGCAGACGAGTGGCAGGAACGTGCCGCACTGTACTCCGGCTGGCCGGAACTGGCCGAGCGCTTCGATCACGCGCCGGCCGAACTGGCCTCGGCGCTCGCTTCCGGGCTGTCGACAGACCCGGACGGCACATTGGGGGAACAGGCCAGCTGGGCCACGAAGCTGGAATTGGCCGCGCGCAGCGCCATCACGGGCGAGTCCGCCTTGGGTCAACCCGGCGCCGAGCCCCAGGGCACGGCCATCGCCGAAGGCGTCTTCTCCCCTGTTCACACGACGGTCTATGCGCCGGCGCCGGTTTCCGTTCACCCGGTCATCGACCTGGAATTCGGTAATTACGAGCCTGTCGCCCTTGACGATGGGCTCCCAATCGGTGATGCCGCCGGTGAAGAAGTCGGGTCACCCGTCGGCGCGTCCGGCTTGGGCTCTGCTTCGAGCGCCGTGGTCCATACCAAGGCTCCGAACGACGGTCCCCTGCCTTGGGAGATCGGCGATGAGTTACCCGACACGAAGGAAAGGGCACCGGCAGGAAAAGCCCGTGACCCTCTGCGCGCCGGCCCGCTCTTTGCGTCGTCCGTGCTGAGCGTCAGCGAAACGCGTCTCCCGGCGTCGCAGGGCGCGATTGATATCGCGCGTCCCGGCTTCGACCTGCTCGACCCCATTCCGGCGGCGGCCCTGAACACCAGCGCGCTGGATGCCATGGCACGCAACCGGGCAGAGCTCATCAACCAGACCCTCGCGCATTTCGGCTTGCAGGCCAAAGTGGTCGACTATGCCCGTGGCCCCACCGTGACCCGCTACGAAATCGAACCTGCGCCCGGCGAGAAGATCAGCCGGATTGCCAGTCTGTCCAACGACCTGGCGCGGGCGTTGGCCGTAGGCGGAGTGCGCGTGGAGGCTCCTGTGCCCGGCAAGAGCGTCATCGGCCTGGAAGTGCCCAACGCCGAGCGCGAGCCGGTCACTTTTCACGCGGCAGCGGCCAACCCTTCCTTCAAGGCCACCCGCGCCAAACTGCCCATCATTCTGGGCAAGAGCATCGACGGCGAAATGCTGGTCGGTGACCTCGCCAAAATGCCGCACCTGTTGATCGCCGGTTCGACCGGCTCAGGCAAGTCGGTGTGTGTCAATACTTTGGTCGTCAGCCTGCTGTACCGCTACCTGCCCACCGAGCTGCGCTTTTTGATGATCGATCCCAAAATGGTGGAACTCACGCCCTACGACGGTATTCCACACCTCGTGCGGGGTGTGGTCACCAACCCAGCTGACGCCGCCGGTGTGCTGCTCGGCGCGGTCGCGCACATGGAGCGCCGCTACAAGATGATGAGTCAGGCGGGCGCCAAAAACCTGGAGCAGTTCAACGCCAAGATGCGCCAGATTCACGAAGCCGAGCTGCCGCATCTGGTGATCATCATCGACGAGCTGGCCGATCTGATGATCACCGCGCCCAAGGAAGTCGAGAGCGCCATCATGCGCCTTGCCCAGATGGCGCGAGCGACCGGCATGCACCTGGTGCTGGCCACCCAGCGGCCGTCTGTGGACATTCTGACCAGCCTGATCAAGGTGAACGTGCCCGCGCGCATTGCCTTTGCGGTCAGTTCCAGCCACGACTCGCGAACCATTCTGGACGCCATGGGAGCAGAGCGCCTGACCGGAATGGGAGACATGCTTTTTTACCAGCCTGGGCTGGTCAAGCCACAGCGGCTGCAAGGACCTTACATCTCGGAAAGCGAAACGTCGCGCATCACCGAGTACCTGCGCCGCCAGGTCTTCGAAGACTGGTTCGGTGAGACGTACGGCGCGGATTTCGATGGTCTGATCAGCGGACCGGACGTGAAGGGAGGTGGGCCAGGCAGCAAGGACATGGACTTTGCCGATCCATACCTGCGACAGGCCGCCGAAATCTGCATCGAAGAGGGCCAGGGCAGCGTGTCTCGCCTGCAGCGCCGCCTGTCGGTCGGGCACGCCCGCGCCGGCAAGCTGATGGACATGCTCGAAGCGATGGGCATCGTCTCCAAGCACCAGGGAAGCAAGCCGCGTGACATTCTGATCTCCCGCGACGATCTGCCGGAGTACTTCGGGCGCTGAATACAGCCCAAAATCTCTTCCTTTGACCCGCTCGCTGGACCTGACCGGCCGACAATGGAAGCCGCTTGAAATCGGCGCGTATCCGCATATTAAGTTTTTCTCAAGGCCGCCGTGGCCGATCTTGAGAATCCCTTACTGGGTAAAACTCCTCTCATGAGTTAAGATTCGGCGCGTAAGGAAAGGAGTTGTGAATATGAAGAAGACCGTGCTTCTGGCACTGACTTCGTCTCTCGCGCTCGGCGCTGTCGCGCTGGCGGGAGGCGGTGGCGCCGTCTCGGGCGGCGGCACGACCCAGGCAGCGTGCAGCTCGATCACCGAACTCGTGGCCCTCGATCCTCAATTCAGCACCCTGTTGGGTGCCCTCAATCAGGCAGAGCTGCTCGACACCTTCCGGGGTGGCGGGCCGTTCACGGTTTTCGCTCCCACCAACGCCGCATTTGCCAAAGTGCCGCAGGATCAGCTGCAAATGCTGATGAACGACCGGGCGGCCCTGACCCGGGTGCTGCAACACCACGTCGTCCAAGGACGCGTGACGGGTCGCCAGGCTGCACAGCTGAGCGGGGCCAACGCGCTGTCGGGCGAGCGCCTGAGCATCTCGACGAGCAGCGGCATGGTGATGGTGGCCGGGGCCAACGTCACCCGCGCCGACATCACCGCCTGCAACGGGGTGATTCACGTGATCGACACCGTGCTGATGCCCACAGGCACCATGGCGATGGGGAACACGACGCAGGCGAATCAGACGACCACCCAGGCCACCGGCACCCAGGCCACGGGCACGCAGACGGGCACTGCCGCGGGTGGCAGTTCGGTGAGCACGGGTATCACGGCCGCGCAGATTCCCGCTACACCGCTGAGTGGCAGCGCGAGCGGTACCGCCGGGAGCACGACAACCGACACGGCCACGACGGGAACCGGCACAGCCGCGACGGGAACCACCAGCACCACTGGTACGACCACGACCGGTACGACGAGCACAACCGGAACTGCCTCGACCACGGGTACGGGCACGGCCGCCACAGGAACCACGACAACCGGCACGACCACGCAAACGCAGGGTGGCGCCGGGGACGTCGATCCCAACACCGCTCTCCCCAACAGCATCACCAAGGTGATTCAGAAGGACCCGCGCCTCAGCACGCTGGCCGCAGCCCTGAAAGCCGGCGCGCTTGAGAAAGCCTTCGACACGGCTGGCGAGTATACCTTCTTCGCGCCCACCAACGAGGCCTTCGCAAAAATTCCGCAAGCACAGCGTGACGCGCTGCTGGCCAATCCGGACGCCCTCTTCCAGGTACTGATGTACCATGTGGTGCCCATGCGAACCACCGCAGCACAGGCTTCCACCCTGCAGGGCGCCGTAACCCTGCAAGGCGCTCCCTTGAGTGTCAACGTCAGCGGAAGCACGGTCAAGGTGGGCAACGCTTCCGTGGTGGCCACGGACGTGCAGGCCGACAACGGTGTCATTCACCTCATCGATACGGTTCTGCTGCCACCGGGCTTCACCCTGCCTCAGTAAGCAGACCTCACACACGCAACAAGACGCAACAAGGCCCCCAGATCTGGGGGCCTTGTTGCATCTACCAAGAGCGTCCGTCCGATGGTACCTACGGACTCACGCAGCACCTGCTCGAATTCCGAAAGGGAACATCACAGATCCCGGCGCCGGAACAGCAGCAGGGCCAGAATCAAGGCAATCAGGACGTAAGCGCCCGCCCAGATCAGCAGGGCAGTGGTGGGCGGCTCTGTCCCAATGAACGGATTGCCTCCACCCCGGACGTAGCGCTGAAAATTCAGGTACTCACTGGGTTGCAGGTAATACGACGCGCCTTTCCAGAGCGAATCGGCCGGCATGGCGTAGCTGCTCCAGGTGCCCAGCCGGGCCAGCATGGGGGTATCGGTGAATTCGCCGATGCTGTTCAGAATTCCGCCTGCAAAGCCGACCCCGTACAGCAGGAATACGCCGATTCCGTTGGCGAGCGTCGTGAAGATGGTCCCTCCCAGAATGGTCAGGGTGAGCAGCAGCAACACCGTCAGGTTCATCAGCAGCACGGCCGGCACCGGGTCGGGCGGCATGAAGCCGGTCAACAGACGCACGCCGACGATCAGACCGACCGACAGCAGCGAGACATACAGCACGTTGATGACCGCGAATCCCAGCCACTTGCCCGCCACAATCTGGGTGCGTGAAACAGGCTTGTACGCCACGCTCTGGATGGTGCCGCTCTCGACCTCACCGCTGACGGCGCCGACGCTGGACAGCACTGCCATCAGACCACCCAGAAAATTGACGAGGTACAGTCCGAACAGGGTGGTGGCCGCATAAGAGAAACTCGCGGAGCGCAGCGGCCGGTCAAAGCCCAGTTCGCTCGCACGTTCGGCCAGGTTGCGCTCCAGCAGGTTCACGCCGTACAGATAGAATCCCAGAAACAGGAGGGTCAGCCCCAGCAGCGTGATGACCAGACGGCGGCGCACCGCCTCGCGCAGGGTGAGTTCGGCCACCAGCAGCAGCCCTTTCACCGGTCGCCGCCTTTCTCGATCAACCGGACGAAAAGATCCTCCAGGTCCGGTTTGTGCGGGGTAAGCGCGTAAAGCCGGGCGCCACTGCCTACCACCAGCTCCGCCACGCGCGGTGCGTGGTGTTCGTCGGCCAGTTCGAGGCGCGCGCGTCCTTCGCCCAGTGCGGCAACCGCGCCGAGTTTGCGCAGTTTTGCCATCACCTCGGGAGTCAGACGATCGGCCTGCACGTCGAGGGTGAGCGCCGGTCCGAGCAGTTCACGCAAGGTGCCTGCCTGCAACATCTGCCCCTGGTTCACAAAGGCCACCCGGTCACAGGTCTGCTCGACTTCGCTCAGCAGGTGCGAATTGAGGAACACGGTCACCCCGGAATCCTTGAGCGAGTGGATGATATTGCGCACCTCGACGCGCCCCAGGGGATCGAGGGCACTGGTCGGTTCGTCCAGAAAAATCAGTTTGGGTCCGTGAATGAGGGCCTGCGCGATGCCGATGCGTTGCAGCATTCCCTTGGAATACCCGCGCAGCTCGTCACGTCCGCGGCCTTCCAGACCGACCAGCTTGAGGGCTTCCGGGGCACGCTCGCGCACCGCCCGACGGGAAAGGCCCGCCAACCGGCCGTGAAAGGCCAGGAACTCATTGCCGGTCATCCAGGTATGAAACCGGAACTGCTCGGGCAGGAAGCCCAGCTGACGCCGCACCTGCGGGCTCTCAACCGAACCTCCCAGCACGCGCACCGTTCCGGAAGATGGCTTGACCAGCCCGAGCAGCATCTTGACAGTGGTGCTCTTACCGGCCCCGTTGGGTCCCAGGAAGCCGAACACTTCGCCCTGGCTGACTTCCAGATCGAGCGACCGGACGACTGCGCGCTGTTTGTATTCTTTTCGCAGCTGCCTCGTTTCGATGGCGAGCGTCACGCCTGTTGTTCCTTTCGCATGCTGTCTATTTCGCCATCTTCCGGGCGACCGCACAGGGGGGAAGTTCGCACTTCCCCCCTGTGCGGTCGCTTTGCCGGTCTTACTTGAGGATCTCGTCGATGCGCGACACGACTTCGGCGTCGAGCTTCACGCCGCTCGCGGCGACGTTGTCCTCGACCTGCTGCACCTTGGTGGCACCCATGATGACGCTCGACACACCACTCTGTCGCAGCGCCCAGGCCAGCGCCAGCTGCGAGCGGGTAATGCCCAGTTCGTCGGCGATGGGTTTGAGCGCTTTCACGCGGGCGCGGTTTTCCTCGGTCACGAAGTTCTTGCCCCAATTTTCGTTGTCGGTCAGGCGGCTGCCCTCGGGCATACCCTCGTCGTACTTGCCGGTCAGCATGCCCATGGCAAGTGGACTCCAGACCACCAGTCCCACCCCGGCGCTCTCGGTGTAAGGCAGGATTTCACCCTCGACCCGCTCACGGCGCAGCATGCTGTACTCGGGCTGCTCGGTCACCGGGCCGTAGAGCCCGTGGCTGCGCGCGAACTCCACTGCCTCAGCGATGCGCGCGGCGGGCCACATGCTCGTACCCCAGTACATCGCGCGCCCCGTGCGGACCACATGGTCAAAGGCCATGACAATTTCTTCCATCGGCACGCTCGGGTCGTAGCGGTGCGCGAAGTAGATGTCGAGATAATCAGTGCCAAGCCGCTGCAGGGACTTGTCGATGCTTTCCAGCACGTGCTTGCGTGACAGTCCACGGTCGTTCACGTCGTCGCTCATAGGCCAGAAGACCTTGCTGGAAATCACCAGTTCCGAGCGAGGCAGTTCGCGCAGCACCGCGCCCATCATCTCCTCGCTCTTGCCGCGTGCGTACACGTCGGCCTGATCGAAGAAGTTGATGCCCGATTCATGGGCCTTCAGGACGATGTCACGCACCATCTGCTGGTCGTTGACGCTGTGCCCGAAGGTGACCCAGCCACCCAGGGCGATTTCCGAGACTTTCAGGCCGCTTTTGCCGAGATTACGGTACTCCATGCGCGCCATCGTACGGGCGGATACGGTGCACAAGGTGCGTGAAAGTCACATTTGACCCGACGCGTCCAGCGTGGTTCACGTCATCGGAATGGTGCCACGCCTCGTCCCGTTGCAAAAGTGCCTTTAGAGCGTTTGTCCATTCCACCCTTGGAGGAAGACACGCCATCAATTCCATTGTCTTGGGCAGAATGGACGCCCTACAGGACGCCGGCCCGCGTCTTCTTGGCCAGAACGGACTCGCATGAGCAAGCCTGGCCGCTTGGGCAGAACGGACGCGCGCAAGCCCTCAAACCGCTTTGAGGGCTGTCCTGCGCAAGACGCCCTTATGGACGCCTGCCCGCGTCTTGGGCAGAACGGACGCCCTTAAGGACGCCTGCCCGCTTCCAAACGCTCCTGGTCAAGGTCACTTGCTCCCCGCGCTGACAGCGTGCCCAAAAGCGGTTTCGGGCACTGCGCGCTCTCCGCTCGGTCAAAGACATTGACCAAAAACCTATCCATGTCTTTGACAATCGCTTTAGTGCGGCGGCTCTTTGGGGAGGGTGAACGAAAAGGTCGCACCCTGACCGGGCACGCTTTCGGCACGGATGACCCCCCGGTGCAGGGTCACAATCCGCCGGGCGCTGGCCAGACCGACCCCGGCTCCTTCGAAGGACTCGCTGCCGGGCAACCGGCCGAACATCTGAAAGAGCCGCTCGGCGTACTGGACGTTAAAGCCGATTCCGTTGTCCGAAACGCCAATTGTATGGCGATGCTCGTCTTCCACGTGCCAGACCCGGATTTCCGTGGTGTCGCGCCCCTGTGAGAATTTGAGGGCGTTCGAGAGCAGGTTGCCCAGCAGTTGCCGCAAGAGCATCAGGTCACCCTGAACCGTGGGCAGCTCCGCGATCTGCCAGCGCACACGGCGCCCCGCCGAGAGAGGCTCCAGATCACTGCGCACCTGCACCACCAGCTGCGAGAGGGGCACGGCAGTGAAGCGCAGTTCACGTTCTCCCAGGCTGGAAAAGGCCACCAGTTCGTCGATGAGGCTGTTCATCCGCTCGCTCGATTGGCGGATGATATTCAGGTACTGCAGGGCTTTTTCGTCCAGCGCGCCGTCGAGACGCTTTTCGAGCAGGTGCGTAAAACCACGAATGTGCCCAATGGGCTGTCGCAGATCCCTGGAAATCGAGTAGGTCATGCCTTGCAAGTCGAGTGCCAGCTCCTGCAGCCTGAGCGTCCGCTCCTCGATCTGGCGCTCCAGAACGGCGTTGAGTCGCCGGACTTCCGCTTCAGCTTCCCGGACACGCAACAGCGCGCGCACGGTGGCCACCAGCACCGTCGGTTCAATCGGGTGCGCCAGGTACGCGTCCGCTCCCACATCGAGGCCGAACGCCATGTTCTGGGCGCTTAAATGCGAGGCCGACACCATCAGGATCGGCAAGTGAGTGAACTGCTCATCGGCCTTGAGCTGACGACAGACCTCAAATCCGTCCATGTCGGGGAGATTCACGTCCAACACAATCAGGTCGGGTTCATCCAGTGCCCGTTCCAGCGCTGCCGCACCGCTCGCGGCCTCCAGCACTTCGAAGCCGGCCCGAATCAGCGTCCGGCTGGTCAGGTAGCGCCCCGCATCGTTGTCATCCACCACCAGAAGGCGATAAAGGGTGCGCACCACGGATGCGGACGGTGCAGAAACTTCAGGCATCACATTCACCCTCGTTCCGCTCGCTTTTCTCTCTGCTTCCTTCTAACTCGCGCTCCGGCAACACCAACGGCAGCTCAACCCAAAAGCGTGAGCCCTGTCCGGGCGCGCTGCTCACGCCAACCTGCCCCTGCAGCAACCCCGCAAGCTTGCTGGCCAGCGAGAGCCCCAGGCCTGTGCCGCCCGAGCGCGCTCCGTGCTGCGGACCAACCTGCGAAAAATCACGAAACAGCCGCATCAGGTCGTCGGGAGCGATGCCGGCACCCGTATCAGTCACCTCGATGCGTACGGCCTGAGCGCCGCAGCGCGTCGCGGAGACACGAATCTCGCCTTGTTCGGTGAACTTCAGCGCGTTGGAGATGAAGTTCCGCAGAATCTGGGACAGTTTCCCTTGATCGCTGAACAAAGCCGGCAGTTCACCGACGTCTTCGAAGACCAGCCGCACGTCCGGATTGACCAGCAGTGGCTGGAACAGCGCCCGGAGGGTGGAGAACAGTTGAGCGAGTTCGAAGTTCGCCGGATACACTTCCGTTTTGCCGGCCTCGACTTTGGCCACGTCGAGCAGGTCATTCACCATCTGCAGCAATTCTCCGGTGGAACGGCGAATCAGCTCCAGCTGCTTGTCCTGTTCCGGCGACAGCTCGCCGTCCTGGCGCTCCAGCAAAATGCGCGAAAGCCCCAGAATCGAGTTGAGCGGGGTACGGAATTCATGGCTCATGTAGGAAAAGAACATCGACTTGACGTGGTTGGCTTCACGCAGGCGCTCGGCCTTGTCTTCCAGCTCACTGTACAAGGCGACCACGCCACGGTTTGTATCTTCGAGTTCCCTGTTGAGGACGCGCAGCTGCTCTTCACGTTGCGCGAGGTCCTCCAATGCGCGGAGCAGCTCCTGGTTCTGGGCCTGCAGCTCCTCGACAGCACTGGCGGGCCGCAGCTTACTGAGTTCGGCAGCGAGCCGTTTCGTGCCAAGTTCACGCAACGCGGGCGTGCTCGGCAGCGCTTTGCCGACTTGCACGGTGGTCCCCTTACCCGGGCTGCTGGAAATCTCGAAAGCGTCCACCAGACGGCGCGTACTGCGCAGCCCCAACCCCCTCCCGGTAGGAGAATCGAAGCGACCTTCCAGAACGTCTTGCAACCGAGGAATGCCCGGCCCCTGGTCAGTGACCCTCACGTACAGCATCTGGGCTTGGGCATCGAGCACGTACTCCACCTGCCCGCCTCCAGCGTAGGTGTAGGCGTTACGAACAAGTTCGGACACGGCAGTGGCCAAACGTGTCTGTCCCTGCGAGGACACACCCAGCCGGTCCGCGAGGTGCTTGGTATTCGCGCGCACCGTGACGACATCCTGTTCGGCGCGAACGGGGACACGCAGCAACACTTCGGGATTCACGCTTCGCGCTCTTTCACAACGACCACCGTCACGTCGTCACGCTCGCGGTTGAAGTCCCGGTACAGCACGCCCGCGATGACCGCCGCCCGACGG
The Deinococcus peraridilitoris DSM 19664 genome window above contains:
- a CDS encoding DNA translocase FtsK, yielding MARAKQRAKRPLSTTSRFDGEALGLVLFALGLFLAITVMLPVGGSPSVSGDGFMALANRTLLGWGGWGALLLPVLPLSYGVLVFLGRDLRNLTRRALGGVVVVLSLLCLHELFVPGQAGALAANLMSPLFLGLGYFSVLLPLLTLSLGLEVCFSWPAFSLAKNFVRLVSIGALAVFGASRDAIEARRDGQERSRIRGELRSELHGHVRDLAALETLYPESKELGHWKAEIKQALRDLPKRDEEGLTHLAKDLAGWRELARNFTASAARDLQLAVAGEAPELALTLEEIAQDVRKNRHELARELHATLASAALDRVRRALHMDLMRLATSAATLERERKRAEKALENSDAELLARELPRHRARVKEWEEFVARADEWQERAALYSGWPELAERFDHAPAELASALASGLSTDPDGTLGEQASWATKLELAARSAITGESALGQPGAEPQGTAIAEGVFSPVHTTVYAPAPVSVHPVIDLEFGNYEPVALDDGLPIGDAAGEEVGSPVGASGLGSASSAVVHTKAPNDGPLPWEIGDELPDTKERAPAGKARDPLRAGPLFASSVLSVSETRLPASQGAIDIARPGFDLLDPIPAAALNTSALDAMARNRAELINQTLAHFGLQAKVVDYARGPTVTRYEIEPAPGEKISRIASLSNDLARALAVGGVRVEAPVPGKSVIGLEVPNAEREPVTFHAAAANPSFKATRAKLPIILGKSIDGEMLVGDLAKMPHLLIAGSTGSGKSVCVNTLVVSLLYRYLPTELRFLMIDPKMVELTPYDGIPHLVRGVVTNPADAAGVLLGAVAHMERRYKMMSQAGAKNLEQFNAKMRQIHEAELPHLVIIIDELADLMITAPKEVESAIMRLAQMARATGMHLVLATQRPSVDILTSLIKVNVPARIAFAVSSSHDSRTILDAMGAERLTGMGDMLFYQPGLVKPQRLQGPYISESETSRITEYLRRQVFEDWFGETYGADFDGLISGPDVKGGGPGSKDMDFADPYLRQAAEICIEEGQGSVSRLQRRLSVGHARAGKLMDMLEAMGIVSKHQGSKPRDILISRDDLPEYFGR
- a CDS encoding fasciclin domain-containing protein; the protein is MKKTVLLALTSSLALGAVALAGGGGAVSGGGTTQAACSSITELVALDPQFSTLLGALNQAELLDTFRGGGPFTVFAPTNAAFAKVPQDQLQMLMNDRAALTRVLQHHVVQGRVTGRQAAQLSGANALSGERLSISTSSGMVMVAGANVTRADITACNGVIHVIDTVLMPTGTMAMGNTTQANQTTTQATGTQATGTQTGTAAGGSSVSTGITAAQIPATPLSGSASGTAGSTTTDTATTGTGTAATGTTSTTGTTTTGTTSTTGTASTTGTGTAATGTTTTGTTTQTQGGAGDVDPNTALPNSITKVIQKDPRLSTLAAALKAGALEKAFDTAGEYTFFAPTNEAFAKIPQAQRDALLANPDALFQVLMYHVVPMRTTAAQASTLQGAVTLQGAPLSVNVSGSTVKVGNASVVATDVQADNGVIHLIDTVLLPPGFTLPQ
- a CDS encoding ABC transporter permease, which produces MKGLLLVAELTLREAVRRRLVITLLGLTLLFLGFYLYGVNLLERNLAERASELGFDRPLRSASFSYAATTLFGLYLVNFLGGLMAVLSSVGAVSGEVESGTIQSVAYKPVSRTQIVAGKWLGFAVINVLYVSLLSVGLIVGVRLLTGFMPPDPVPAVLLMNLTVLLLLTLTILGGTIFTTLANGIGVFLLYGVGFAGGILNSIGEFTDTPMLARLGTWSSYAMPADSLWKGASYYLQPSEYLNFQRYVRGGGNPFIGTEPPTTALLIWAGAYVLIALILALLLFRRRDL
- a CDS encoding ABC transporter ATP-binding protein, whose amino-acid sequence is MTLAIETRQLRKEYKQRAVVRSLDLEVSQGEVFGFLGPNGAGKSTTVKMLLGLVKPSSGTVRVLGGSVESPQVRRQLGFLPEQFRFHTWMTGNEFLAFHGRLAGLSRRAVRERAPEALKLVGLEGRGRDELRGYSKGMLQRIGIAQALIHGPKLIFLDEPTSALDPLGRVEVRNIIHSLKDSGVTVFLNSHLLSEVEQTCDRVAFVNQGQMLQAGTLRELLGPALTLDVQADRLTPEVMAKLRKLGAVAALGEGRARLELADEHHAPRVAELVVGSGARLYALTPHKPDLEDLFVRLIEKGGDR
- a CDS encoding aldo/keto reductase family protein, with protein sequence MEYRNLGKSGLKVSEIALGGWVTFGHSVNDQQMVRDIVLKAHESGINFFDQADVYARGKSEEMMGAVLRELPRSELVISSKVFWPMSDDVNDRGLSRKHVLESIDKSLQRLGTDYLDIYFAHRYDPSVPMEEIVMAFDHVVRTGRAMYWGTSMWPAARIAEAVEFARSHGLYGPVTEQPEYSMLRRERVEGEILPYTESAGVGLVVWSPLAMGMLTGKYDEGMPEGSRLTDNENWGKNFVTEENRARVKALKPIADELGITRSQLALAWALRQSGVSSVIMGATKVQQVEDNVAASGVKLDAEVVSRIDEILK
- a CDS encoding sensor histidine kinase, producing the protein MPEVSAPSASVVRTLYRLLVVDDNDAGRYLTSRTLIRAGFEVLEAASGAAALERALDEPDLIVLDVNLPDMDGFEVCRQLKADEQFTHLPILMVSASHLSAQNMAFGLDVGADAYLAHPIEPTVLVATVRALLRVREAEAEVRRLNAVLERQIEERTLRLQELALDLQGMTYSISRDLRQPIGHIRGFTHLLEKRLDGALDEKALQYLNIIRQSSERMNSLIDELVAFSSLGERELRFTAVPLSQLVVQVRSDLEPLSAGRRVRWQIAELPTVQGDLMLLRQLLGNLLSNALKFSQGRDTTEIRVWHVEDEHRHTIGVSDNGIGFNVQYAERLFQMFGRLPGSESFEGAGVGLASARRIVTLHRGVIRAESVPGQGATFSFTLPKEPPH
- a CDS encoding ATP-binding protein, which gives rise to MNPEVLLRVPVRAEQDVVTVRANTKHLADRLGVSSQGQTRLATAVSELVRNAYTYAGGGQVEYVLDAQAQMLYVRVTDQGPGIPRLQDVLEGRFDSPTGRGLGLRSTRRLVDAFEISSSPGKGTTVQVGKALPSTPALRELGTKRLAAELSKLRPASAVEELQAQNQELLRALEDLAQREEQLRVLNRELEDTNRGVVALYSELEDKAERLREANHVKSMFFSYMSHEFRTPLNSILGLSRILLERQDGELSPEQDKQLELIRRSTGELLQMVNDLLDVAKVEAGKTEVYPANFELAQLFSTLRALFQPLLVNPDVRLVFEDVGELPALFSDQGKLSQILRNFISNALKFTEQGEIRVSATRCGAQAVRIEVTDTGAGIAPDDLMRLFRDFSQVGPQHGARSGGTGLGLSLASKLAGLLQGQVGVSSAPGQGSRFWVELPLVLPERELEGSREKSERNEGECDA